A stretch of the Sulfuricurvum sp. genome encodes the following:
- a CDS encoding cbb3-type cytochrome c oxidase subunit I has translation FKREIYSKSLMNTQFWIQTLGVVLYFTSMWIAGITQGMMWRAHDEFGNLAYSFIDTVQVLHPYFTIRAVGGTLYLVGMFLFAFNMYKTMTSSRRVEESELQNASPMGA, from the coding sequence TATTCAAACGTGAGATTTATTCTAAATCATTGATGAATACTCAATTCTGGATTCAAACTCTAGGTGTTGTATTGTATTTCACTTCTATGTGGATTGCCGGTATTACACAAGGTATGATGTGGCGTGCACACGATGAGTTCGGTAACCTTGCTTACTCATTCATCGATACAGTTCAAGTATTGCACCCTTACTTCACTATCCGTGCGGTTGGTGGTACATTGTACCTTGTAGGTATGTTCTTGTTTGCATTCAATATGTACAAAACAATGACAAGCTCTCGCCGTGTTGAAGAGAGTGAACTACAAAACGCGTCGCCGATGGGCGCATAA
- the rpsI gene encoding 30S ribosomal protein S9, which yields MAKTYATGRRKSSIAKVWLAPGTGKITVNGLSLDAWLGGLEAKKLRVTQPLSLTKQDTSVDITASTMGGGFSGQSDALRHGISRALCTFDPSFRAILKPFGMLTRDSRIVERKKPGKRKARRSPQFSKR from the coding sequence ATGGCAAAAACGTATGCAACCGGAAGAAGAAAATCTTCAATCGCTAAAGTATGGCTTGCTCCGGGTACAGGTAAAATCACTGTAAACGGTCTTTCACTCGATGCATGGCTCGGTGGTCTTGAAGCAAAAAAATTGCGTGTTACTCAACCGCTTTCTTTGACTAAACAAGATACATCGGTTGATATCACTGCTTCTACTATGGGTGGTGGTTTCTCAGGACAATCCGATGCACTTCGTCACGGTATCTCTCGTGCACTTTGCACATTTGATCCGTCATTCCGTGCTATCTTGAAACCGTTCGGTATGCTTACTCGCGATTCACGTATCGTTGAACGTAAGAAACCGGGTAAACGCAAAGCGCGCCGTTCTCCTCAATTCTCAAAACGTTAA
- a CDS encoding DUF4006 family protein, translating to MENRSIFALDGITGMLIATVLLLSILAGLTVWGLGVQQGSANNFYQLQNEKEIKMISTENATHKIDVK from the coding sequence ATGGAAAATCGTAGTATTTTTGCATTGGACGGAATCACTGGTATGTTAATCGCGACCGTGTTGCTCCTCTCTATTCTCGCCGGTTTAACCGTGTGGGGGTTGGGTGTACAACAAGGCAGTGCGAATAACTTTTACCAACTACAAAATGAAAAAGAGATCAAAATGATTAGCACTGAAAACGCTACTCATAAGATCGATGTAAAATAA
- a CDS encoding c-type cytochrome, which yields MNKTVLAAIIVVIAMLGFTYVAVGGAGGMGGENDWVNKLAVLGAVVLVIVTAFVVTKYVRQMQFDRASGKLADENWDGIGEYKNELPFGWAVIFLGMTIWAIWYFLVGYPVNAYSQIGEYNEEVAAHDAKFEAQYANMDDATLKEMGGSIFIVQCAPCHGLQADGMDGKAANLNHRIAEASIKHVIQNGSNNQLLGMEMPMPDRNGLMNANTGALITDAEIDSVAKYVAGGMKGTAGADVFAGVCAACHGPDGKGMDMVAPNIAEFNPTLVANVLKHGKKGVIGQMPAFNNLTEVQVKALGAYVTGLSK from the coding sequence ATGAATAAGACAGTACTTGCTGCTATCATAGTTGTAATTGCAATGCTTGGCTTCACTTACGTTGCTGTCGGTGGAGCCGGCGGTATGGGTGGTGAAAATGATTGGGTTAACAAACTCGCCGTTCTCGGTGCAGTTGTCCTTGTCATTGTTACAGCATTCGTAGTCACTAAATATGTTCGACAAATGCAATTTGACCGTGCAAGCGGTAAACTTGCAGATGAAAACTGGGACGGAATCGGGGAATATAAAAACGAACTTCCTTTTGGATGGGCGGTTATCTTTCTCGGTATGACCATCTGGGCGATCTGGTATTTCCTTGTAGGATATCCGGTCAATGCATATTCACAAATCGGTGAATATAATGAAGAAGTAGCGGCGCACGATGCAAAATTCGAAGCGCAATACGCAAATATGGATGATGCAACTCTTAAAGAGATGGGCGGATCAATCTTTATCGTACAATGTGCTCCATGTCACGGCCTTCAAGCTGACGGTATGGACGGCAAAGCGGCAAACTTGAACCACCGTATCGCTGAAGCGTCTATCAAACATGTTATTCAAAATGGATCAAACAACCAACTTCTCGGTATGGAAATGCCTATGCCGGATCGTAACGGTTTGATGAATGCAAATACCGGTGCTTTGATTACCGATGCTGAAATCGATTCTGTAGCTAAATATGTTGCAGGCGGAATGAAAGGCACTGCAGGTGCTGATGTATTTGCGGGCGTTTGTGCTGCATGTCACGGACCTGACGGTAAAGGTATGGATATGGTTGCTCCAAATATCGCTGAGTTCAATCCTACGCTAGTAGCGAATGTATTGAAACACGGTAAAAAAGGTGTAATCGGTCAAATGCCGGCATTTAACAACTTGACAGAAGTTCAAGTAAAAGCGCTTGGTGCCTATGTCACCGGCCTTAGTAAATAA
- a CDS encoding FixH family protein has translation MFKNPGTKWPIIIALAITGVIGMSVATVKIASKYPVEMENFEMHSYHDYDHGVNDIIEAKIAFDKKYTISFVTPQLAEKGTVVEYKVTDKSGNPINDAKVEAVLMRPDVNKHDINLTNPVVSDGIYAFAPVDLPKAGRWDITAKVTVGNDKRYYNLKADTRYPNTFEF, from the coding sequence ATGTTTAAAAATCCAGGCACAAAATGGCCTATTATTATAGCACTGGCAATAACCGGTGTAATCGGTATGTCTGTTGCAACTGTAAAAATTGCTTCTAAATATCCGGTTGAAATGGAAAATTTTGAAATGCATAGTTATCATGATTACGATCATGGTGTCAATGATATTATTGAAGCTAAAATTGCATTTGATAAAAAGTATACTATTTCTTTTGTAACGCCTCAACTTGCAGAAAAAGGGACCGTTGTCGAGTATAAAGTAACGGATAAATCGGGCAATCCTATTAACGATGCAAAAGTGGAAGCGGTTCTTATGCGGCCCGATGTTAATAAACACGATATTAATCTTACGAATCCTGTTGTAAGCGATGGTATTTATGCTTTCGCCCCTGTAGATCTCCCGAAAGCGGGGCGTTGGGATATTACGGCAAAAGTTACTGTCGGGAACGATAAACGGTACTACAATCTCAAAGCGGATACTCGCTACCCGAACACGTTCGAATTTTAA
- a CDS encoding PD-(D/E)XK nuclease family protein: protein MNKECIVYPTARCIREAVAISDECFLSHMMTMGEFLSRAYVAVGKTVPDEDLRLLAMHEASDFSGFTALNIERNFFSFIQNSEYLFRFFEELSSEQVSVETLQSVDVYGEYEEHITILRRLRERYGEICTREGWADRIFNAEHTTIQHDFLRNFETITIVVEGYLTRYEIALLRECASHLEIILLYNTTAYNRKMTARFEEMGFELKEGMEYRLSLSEIRIVDENPLRINRSVQCEMFHTRLAQIGFIKASVETFVKEGIKPEKIVVVLPDEDAAVMLKEFDSEGNFNFAMGESFANTTLFRQMESITLFLDEASVLNRERIRSISVSTIDWFKTHYPQKFRFSQLEELIGLFDDADPESIEMILDELHRFSHLTHALEEMDFRAVFRIFMNRLHQLSIDDVRGGKITVMGLLETRGVAFEGVVIIDFNEGYVPHKSEKDLFLNTKTREYAGLPSAHDRESLQKHYYTILCNRAKKVVIGCVQNAESVPSRFLLQLGIKHSPTAYRYEEVLFPKAQYKERNIGHYECEYDFTLHPLSASGLKSFLTCKRQFYYRYIAHLRDHELPRDLSEERDIGNALHSALERLFSENTHFNSMKQIKENFDALWEERKTDDPLERHMRRLWLDKLDPFYANEALRFASGVQVLYTEKESTVSVEGITLTGRIDRIDEYAGTLEVIDYKSGKYPDTDKAPKESDVDYQLSVYALLAGALGQVGKVGYYDLGKGELKIEQFLEEKTAKLREILAFMASQKKWEWEMSEDLSRCRHCPYVYLCHREVMRGI from the coding sequence GTGAATAAAGAATGCATCGTTTATCCAACTGCGAGGTGTATCCGTGAAGCGGTAGCAATTTCCGATGAATGTTTTCTTTCGCACATGATGACAATGGGAGAGTTTCTCTCAAGAGCGTATGTAGCAGTCGGGAAAACAGTTCCGGATGAAGATTTACGTCTTTTAGCCATGCACGAAGCGAGCGATTTTTCAGGATTCACGGCACTGAATATTGAACGTAATTTTTTTAGTTTCATCCAAAACTCGGAATATCTGTTTCGTTTTTTTGAAGAGTTGAGTTCGGAACAGGTTTCTGTCGAAACTCTTCAGTCGGTCGATGTATACGGTGAATACGAAGAACACATTACGATACTCAGACGTCTGCGTGAGCGATACGGTGAAATCTGTACGCGAGAGGGGTGGGCTGATCGGATTTTCAATGCGGAACACACGACAATCCAACATGACTTTTTACGTAATTTTGAGACGATTACTATAGTCGTCGAGGGGTATTTAACCCGATACGAGATTGCTCTATTGCGAGAGTGTGCAAGCCATTTAGAGATCATTTTGCTTTACAACACAACGGCGTATAACCGAAAAATGACGGCACGTTTTGAAGAGATGGGATTTGAACTGAAAGAGGGGATGGAATATCGTCTATCTCTCAGCGAAATCCGGATTGTAGACGAAAATCCGCTTCGTATCAACCGCTCCGTACAATGTGAAATGTTTCATACACGATTGGCGCAAATCGGATTTATCAAAGCCTCCGTCGAAACGTTTGTTAAAGAGGGGATAAAACCGGAAAAAATAGTCGTCGTATTGCCCGATGAAGATGCGGCAGTTATGTTGAAAGAGTTTGATAGTGAGGGAAACTTCAACTTTGCGATGGGGGAGTCATTTGCCAATACGACTCTTTTTCGCCAAATGGAGAGTATCACTCTCTTTTTAGATGAAGCAAGCGTACTCAATCGCGAACGCATCCGAAGTATCAGTGTTTCTACGATTGATTGGTTCAAAACGCATTATCCGCAAAAATTTCGTTTTTCGCAGCTGGAAGAGCTGATAGGATTGTTCGATGATGCAGATCCGGAGTCGATTGAAATGATTCTTGACGAGCTGCATCGTTTTAGTCATTTGACCCATGCGTTGGAAGAGATGGATTTTAGAGCGGTATTTCGGATATTTATGAACCGGTTGCATCAACTGAGCATTGATGACGTGCGAGGCGGAAAAATCACTGTGATGGGGTTGTTGGAGACACGGGGTGTCGCGTTTGAGGGGGTAGTCATCATCGATTTTAACGAAGGATATGTCCCTCATAAAAGTGAAAAAGACCTCTTTTTAAATACGAAGACCCGTGAATATGCAGGACTGCCGAGCGCGCACGACCGTGAGTCGCTCCAAAAACACTATTATACGATTCTTTGCAACCGAGCTAAAAAAGTGGTTATCGGATGTGTACAAAATGCCGAATCGGTGCCGTCTCGATTCTTGCTTCAACTGGGGATTAAACACTCTCCGACTGCGTATCGATACGAAGAGGTACTGTTTCCAAAGGCACAGTATAAAGAACGGAATATCGGACACTATGAGTGTGAATACGATTTTACGCTTCATCCGTTGTCGGCAAGCGGGCTTAAAAGCTTTTTAACGTGCAAAAGACAGTTTTACTATCGCTATATTGCCCATCTGCGCGATCATGAGTTGCCGCGTGACCTTTCAGAGGAACGTGATATCGGGAATGCATTGCACAGTGCCTTGGAGAGACTTTTTAGCGAGAATACTCATTTTAACTCGATGAAGCAGATCAAAGAGAACTTTGACGCACTGTGGGAAGAACGAAAAACAGATGATCCGTTGGAGCGTCACATGAGACGGTTGTGGTTGGATAAACTGGACCCTTTTTATGCGAACGAAGCATTGCGTTTTGCATCCGGGGTACAGGTTCTGTATACGGAGAAAGAATCAACCGTTTCGGTCGAGGGGATAACATTGACGGGACGGATCGACCGGATCGATGAGTATGCGGGCACTCTTGAAGTGATCGATTATAAAAGCGGAAAATATCCGGATACGGACAAAGCGCCTAAAGAGAGCGATGTCGATTATCAGCTCAGCGTGTATGCTCTTTTAGCCGGAGCGTTAGGGCAAGTGGGAAAAGTAGGATATTACGATTTAGGCAAAGGGGAGTTGAAAATCGAGCAGTTTTTAGAAGAAAAAACGGCCAAACTGCGAGAAATATTGGCGTTTATGGCATCTCAAAAAAAATGGGAATGGGAGATGAGCGAGGACTTGAGCCGATGCCGTCACTGTCCCTATGTTTACCTTTGTCATAGAGAGGTGATGCGTGGAATTTGA
- a CDS encoding RecB-like helicase, translating to MEFEPFLAYEASAGSGKTFNLVVRYLSLLFMGENPSSIVALTFTNKAANEMLERIILTLEELPTRGELPHIARLSGLDEATILVERPRVLSRFLRSDIQISTIDKFFGRILRKFALNAGLMPTFKTIQNHHETKLLERFLNEVEVSHSEGALVHLSLLSDKRLSDLFGLLSALYSKYKEMNLDAYNTAIVPDDTTVQAMGIAQELSVLVQSKGLSPTANKAVEIESFEELLKKTWLIQPSMNYWVFKKGYEPRMDELLRGIQDAVALQMRRREILYFRELFSILKLYIKSRQAMAVQSNELSFDDITLNVHTLLREKLESEFLYFRLDSRLKHLLLDEFQDTSVIQFDILRPLIEEIRSGIGVNEGGSFFFVGDVKQSIYRFRGGVSALFHQVAELFDVQVEPLRVNYRSLSQIVDFVNRSFEGKIKGYIPQQSPQSFAGGYVEVVSTDELLETLSERIGFLIDKGAAPEEIAILTATNKDGSAVEEVLSARGYDVVTETTARLIAQRSVRSIIEYLRYCYFGEPIYRSNCAALLGTQSEEIERSGIEDVITTVIAFVRQFKIADKSALMFIETLRGYRDIEEIVFEIDRLETSSPQSDLKGIRIMTVHKSKGLEFEHVIVLDRLGMARSRNDAIVYEYDGAQLLGMHYRIKNRESFDPSYARALEAEKRLEDEDQLNALYVALTRAVESLVVIMKSKNSWFDPLELAPSEWGVLELKTKHVQPPEPEKRVDFKALSFGRQEETLRPVKEATHDYGAVQFGLALHYTLEMMGDFSDTSLAIALESTRNRYGAVLYKGAIEEIESRIGRLIEDETFRRLIRGSWRKEQMIRHKGNLGVIDLLVEHDTGWRIIDYKSGREEEEKHRDQIRRYKEAIRSLTGEEVQGYLCYLVEGGIEWMECL from the coding sequence GTGGAATTTGAACCGTTTTTAGCGTATGAAGCGAGTGCGGGGAGCGGTAAAACATTTAATCTTGTCGTCCGCTATCTGAGCCTCTTGTTTATGGGGGAAAATCCATCTTCCATCGTTGCTTTGACTTTTACGAATAAAGCGGCCAACGAAATGCTGGAGAGGATTATCCTTACCCTCGAAGAGCTGCCGACACGAGGTGAACTTCCTCATATCGCTCGTCTTAGCGGGCTGGATGAAGCTACTATTTTAGTGGAGAGACCTAGGGTATTGTCGCGATTTTTGCGTTCCGATATCCAAATTTCCACCATTGACAAATTCTTCGGACGGATTTTACGAAAGTTTGCTCTCAATGCCGGGCTGATGCCCACATTTAAAACGATTCAAAACCATCATGAGACGAAACTTTTAGAACGGTTTTTAAATGAAGTGGAAGTATCGCACTCAGAGGGTGCATTGGTGCATCTCTCGCTGTTAAGCGATAAACGCCTTAGCGATTTGTTCGGACTTTTGTCTGCCTTGTACTCCAAATACAAAGAGATGAATCTTGATGCCTATAACACGGCTATCGTGCCTGATGACACCACAGTACAGGCCATGGGCATTGCCCAAGAGCTTTCCGTACTGGTTCAAAGTAAAGGTTTAAGCCCAACAGCCAATAAAGCTGTCGAAATAGAGAGCTTTGAAGAACTTTTAAAAAAAACATGGCTTATACAACCAAGTATGAACTACTGGGTTTTTAAAAAAGGGTACGAACCCCGTATGGATGAGCTGCTTCGGGGCATACAGGATGCGGTTGCTTTGCAAATGCGCCGTCGGGAGATTTTGTATTTCAGAGAACTGTTTTCGATTCTAAAACTCTACATCAAAAGCCGTCAGGCTATGGCGGTCCAGAGCAATGAACTGAGTTTTGATGATATTACGTTGAATGTTCATACTCTGCTACGGGAGAAATTGGAGAGTGAGTTCCTCTATTTTCGGCTTGATTCCCGTCTTAAACATCTTCTCCTTGATGAGTTTCAAGATACCAGCGTTATCCAGTTTGATATTCTCCGTCCGTTGATCGAAGAGATCCGTTCCGGTATCGGAGTCAACGAGGGGGGGAGCTTCTTTTTTGTCGGGGATGTAAAACAGTCCATTTACCGTTTCCGCGGCGGAGTAAGCGCACTGTTTCATCAGGTCGCCGAGTTGTTTGATGTTCAGGTGGAACCGCTGCGGGTTAACTACCGTTCCCTCTCCCAGATCGTCGATTTTGTCAACCGTTCGTTTGAAGGAAAAATCAAAGGATACATTCCTCAGCAAAGCCCGCAAAGTTTTGCGGGAGGATATGTCGAAGTGGTGAGTACGGATGAACTTCTGGAAACACTGAGTGAACGTATAGGATTCTTAATTGACAAAGGGGCAGCGCCTGAAGAGATCGCTATCCTCACCGCCACGAACAAAGACGGCAGTGCCGTGGAAGAGGTTTTGAGTGCGAGAGGATACGATGTCGTAACGGAAACGACTGCCCGGTTGATTGCACAGCGGAGCGTCCGTTCCATCATCGAGTATTTGCGCTATTGTTATTTCGGTGAGCCGATCTACCGTTCCAACTGCGCGGCCTTGCTTGGAACCCAAAGTGAAGAGATAGAACGTTCCGGTATTGAAGATGTGATTACGACCGTTATCGCGTTTGTACGACAATTCAAGATTGCGGACAAAAGTGCTTTGATGTTTATCGAAACATTGCGGGGATACCGTGATATCGAAGAGATTGTTTTTGAGATTGATCGGCTGGAGACCTCTTCACCGCAAAGCGACCTTAAAGGGATTCGTATCATGACCGTGCACAAATCCAAAGGGTTGGAGTTTGAACACGTTATCGTCCTCGACCGGTTGGGAATGGCACGTTCCCGTAACGATGCGATCGTTTATGAGTATGACGGGGCTCAGCTTCTGGGGATGCATTATCGGATAAAAAATCGTGAGTCATTTGATCCCTCCTATGCACGTGCTCTCGAAGCAGAAAAGCGTTTGGAAGATGAAGATCAGCTTAATGCCCTCTATGTGGCACTGACCCGTGCGGTTGAATCGTTGGTGGTGATTATGAAAAGCAAAAACTCCTGGTTTGATCCATTAGAATTGGCCCCATCCGAATGGGGAGTGTTAGAGCTTAAAACGAAACATGTGCAGCCGCCTGAGCCTGAAAAAAGAGTTGATTTCAAAGCGCTCTCGTTTGGCAGACAGGAGGAGACACTTCGACCTGTAAAGGAAGCCACACATGATTACGGTGCGGTGCAGTTTGGATTGGCATTGCACTACACACTGGAGATGATGGGAGACTTTAGTGACACATCACTGGCAATTGCTCTTGAATCAACCCGTAACCGCTACGGTGCAGTCTTATATAAGGGTGCGATAGAGGAGATTGAGTCAAGAATAGGACGATTGATCGAAGATGAAACATTCCGAAGACTAATCCGCGGAAGTTGGCGTAAAGAGCAAATGATACGCCATAAGGGAAATTTGGGCGTCATCGATTTATTGGTAGAACACGATACAGGGTGGAGGATTATCGACTACAAAAGCGGTAGAGAAGAGGAAGAAAAGCACCGTGATCAAATACGGCGCTATAAAGAGGCGATTCGTTCCCTTACCGGAGAAGAAGTTCAGGGATATTTGTGTTATTTGGTAGAGGGCGGTATTGAGTGGATGGAGTGCTTATAA
- a CDS encoding 3-dehydroquinate dehydratase: MLLSRGLAALTFITLFSFSLNAEYLYKDDVVNNPKFAEQINAIGTELKAKTGVSLYLVMTQDVDENQSIADFEKQIASQVAEPAVIMTFIEQKQEIDILARPVSLYKHFNKAQILSPNATFIGSVVSAIMFARSYDEAKELIANRGGTILPILAEKTKGSETVQKYSVAMYNGYSDTADQIAAAQGVTLSSSAGNGSQNFIDLIRLIFYGIILYGISRYVYGRFFRPKKDNNV, from the coding sequence TTGTTACTCTCGCGAGGGCTGGCGGCCCTCACCTTCATCACACTGTTTTCTTTCTCACTCAATGCGGAATATTTATATAAAGACGATGTTGTCAATAATCCTAAATTTGCAGAACAAATCAATGCGATCGGTACAGAACTAAAAGCAAAAACAGGTGTTTCTCTTTATCTTGTTATGACACAAGATGTTGATGAGAATCAAAGCATCGCTGATTTTGAAAAGCAAATTGCTTCACAAGTAGCAGAACCTGCTGTGATTATGACATTTATAGAGCAGAAGCAGGAAATCGATATCTTAGCTCGTCCCGTCTCTTTATACAAACATTTTAACAAAGCTCAAATCCTTAGCCCTAACGCAACCTTTATCGGTTCTGTTGTCAGTGCAATTATGTTTGCACGCAGTTACGATGAGGCAAAGGAACTTATTGCTAATCGAGGCGGAACAATCTTGCCAATTTTAGCCGAAAAAACAAAAGGCAGTGAAACAGTCCAAAAGTATTCGGTTGCGATGTACAACGGATACAGCGATACGGCAGACCAAATTGCCGCAGCGCAGGGGGTTACGCTTAGTTCTTCTGCCGGAAACGGGAGTCAAAATTTTATTGATCTTATTCGGTTAATATTTTACGGTATCATTCTGTACGGTATCTCACGATACGTATACGGGCGCTTTTTTCGTCCAAAGAAGGATAATAATGTTTAA
- a CDS encoding cytochrome c oxidase, cbb3-type, CcoQ subunit: MDISTFQSYAYFFFTAFMVVVLYAYIYHLYSSQWKGKRDYEKYGDLALHDEINDHPIEKISENEEKK; encoded by the coding sequence GTGGATATTAGTACCTTTCAGTCATATGCGTACTTTTTCTTTACCGCCTTTATGGTGGTAGTTCTGTATGCGTACATATATCATTTGTACAGCTCGCAGTGGAAAGGGAAGCGTGATTACGAAAAGTACGGAGATCTAGCGCTGCATGATGAGATCAACGATCATCCGATCGAAAAGATCTCAGAGAATGAAGAGAAAAAGTAG
- the rplM gene encoding 50S ribosomal protein L13, translated as MKFTKIASPEQIDRKWVLIDAEGKTFGRLMTDVATRLRGKDKPYFTPNVDCGDFVVIVNASKIVINGNGKLATKAYHTHSGYFGSVKSEKLTELLATNPEKLFKLAARGMLPKTKLGRAMLKKLKVYAGAEHPHSAQIAK; from the coding sequence ATGAAATTTACTAAAATTGCTTCACCTGAGCAAATCGACCGTAAATGGGTTTTGATCGATGCAGAAGGGAAAACATTCGGTCGTTTGATGACAGATGTTGCTACTCGTCTTCGTGGAAAAGATAAACCGTATTTTACCCCAAATGTTGACTGTGGTGACTTTGTTGTAATCGTTAACGCGTCTAAAATCGTTATCAACGGTAACGGCAAATTGGCAACTAAAGCATATCACACACACAGCGGTTACTTCGGTAGCGTTAAAAGTGAAAAATTGACAGAGCTTTTGGCTACTAACCCAGAAAAACTCTTTAAACTAGCAGCTCGCGGTATGCTTCCTAAAACAAAATTGGGTCGTGCGATGTTGAAAAAACTAAAAGTCTATGCAGGTGCTGAACACCCTCACTCTGCACAGATCGCTAAGTAA
- the ccoO gene encoding cytochrome-c oxidase, cbb3-type subunit II translates to MFHWLEKHPFFFAVAVFVTIAFAGLIEILPNFAEASRPVIGTKPYSTLELAGRHVYIKNSCNACHSQLVRPFKSETDRYGHYSLSGEYAYDRPFLWGSKRTGPDLMRVGNYRTTDWHENHMKDPAAVVPGSIMPAYPWLFKNTADIDTAYAEMVTVNKVFKTPYNEELPMADGSKATVKMAATLDEAHTDALEEAKVIAADMKDQDVKDAVAAGQIPEIVALIAYLNSLK, encoded by the coding sequence ATGTTTCACTGGTTAGAAAAACACCCGTTCTTTTTCGCGGTAGCAGTATTTGTTACCATCGCGTTCGCGGGGCTTATTGAAATTTTGCCAAACTTTGCAGAAGCGTCTCGTCCGGTTATCGGTACGAAACCTTACAGCACGTTAGAATTGGCTGGCCGTCACGTTTACATCAAAAATAGTTGTAATGCGTGTCACTCACAATTGGTTCGTCCGTTTAAATCTGAAACTGACCGTTACGGTCACTACAGCTTGAGCGGTGAATATGCGTATGACCGCCCATTCCTTTGGGGTTCAAAACGTACTGGTCCGGATTTGATGCGTGTAGGAAACTACCGTACGACAGACTGGCATGAAAACCACATGAAAGATCCTGCGGCAGTCGTTCCAGGTTCAATCATGCCGGCATACCCATGGTTGTTCAAAAATACTGCGGATATCGATACTGCATATGCAGAAATGGTAACTGTTAACAAAGTATTTAAAACGCCTTATAACGAAGAACTTCCAATGGCTGACGGTTCTAAAGCAACTGTAAAAATGGCAGCAACCTTGGATGAAGCACATACAGATGCTCTCGAAGAGGCAAAAGTGATTGCAGCAGACATGAAAGATCAAGATGTTAAAGATGCGGTAGCAGCGGGTCAAATCCCTGAAATCGTAGCGCTAATCGCGTACCTTAACAGCTTGAAATAA